From Flavobacteriales bacterium, a single genomic window includes:
- a CDS encoding S8 family peptidase, translated as MNKKKLPIKLFQKRTQIDERRVEGGGDKTPPKWQLSGDQLTQRVEHLLSSIQNIDNAFENRPKERAFIPVTLKIDINDDAIAKSHRADIQKLFYGEKTKNNIIGFIGSNSAIVKVNNLQDCKAIRKNINQYSLNPKGISAVQSIQIFEPFIIDLNQAETIKVSLIDFLNYDINEAVKQLFENFCIKQGIKIKKVNYSSGLIIFKLSDISKVQLDSIKEFEAIESITLMPRYSLSMDSLNSQNEIDIKIPDENKVYPIVGVLDSGVARNKFLKPWLLNKNYSSYPEDFINQFHGSCVSSLIVYGDELENNKWTNASGCMIFDATVFPDTSREDIHEDELVENIRNAIKDNSHIKIWNLSLGTISESDLNEFSDFGKALDEIQLNYDVVICKSVGNCTNFKDGYPKSRVAKSGDSIRSLVVGSITHSKNNQDLAELNHPSPFSRIGPGPANTIKPDLVSFGGNAGTANGRIIPNGVNVITPDGSVSQMVGTSFSTPRVTALLAELDFNINEEFNPTLLKGLAIHSANYPTNLSLNSNERINQMGFGLPKSADQIIYNDPHEITLILQENINKGEFIEILDFPFPDSLKDEDGNYYGEIRITAVTQPILREKQGAEYCQSNLKIQFGTYENIKNRDVTKSTILNPIGPQDPQNVILESNYGAKFKKDYTSEYAKERLLLNYGKKYQPIKKYSVNLDEMKPARKRDSLNGNLKWFLKVKGEYRDFAENLAVQDGEILNQDFTLIITIKDTKREKQVYNEVSRLLASRNFIHSNIKLRENIRIDINDKQ; from the coding sequence ATGAACAAAAAAAAATTACCAATCAAGCTTTTCCAAAAACGTACGCAAATTGATGAGCGAAGAGTTGAGGGAGGAGGAGATAAAACCCCTCCAAAATGGCAGTTATCTGGAGATCAACTTACACAAAGAGTTGAGCACTTATTATCATCTATACAGAATATTGATAATGCATTTGAAAATAGGCCAAAAGAGAGAGCCTTCATTCCAGTTACATTAAAAATTGATATTAATGATGATGCCATTGCGAAGTCTCATAGAGCTGATATTCAAAAATTGTTTTATGGAGAAAAAACTAAAAACAATATAATAGGTTTTATAGGTTCAAATAGTGCAATTGTAAAAGTAAATAATCTCCAAGATTGTAAAGCTATTCGTAAGAACATTAATCAATATTCTTTAAATCCAAAAGGAATATCTGCTGTTCAATCAATTCAAATTTTTGAACCATTTATTATTGATTTAAATCAAGCTGAAACAATTAAAGTATCATTAATTGATTTCTTAAATTATGACATTAATGAAGCAGTCAAGCAATTATTTGAGAACTTTTGCATTAAACAAGGGATAAAAATTAAGAAAGTAAACTACTCTTCTGGTTTAATAATTTTTAAACTTAGTGATATTTCTAAAGTTCAATTAGATTCAATAAAGGAATTTGAAGCTATAGAATCCATAACATTAATGCCTAGGTATTCACTTAGTATGGATTCTTTAAACAGTCAAAATGAAATTGATATTAAAATTCCTGATGAAAATAAAGTCTATCCAATTGTTGGTGTTTTAGATTCTGGGGTTGCAAGAAATAAATTTCTAAAACCATGGCTATTAAACAAAAACTACTCTTCATACCCTGAGGATTTTATCAACCAATTTCATGGCTCTTGTGTATCAAGTTTAATTGTTTACGGAGATGAATTAGAAAATAATAAGTGGACAAATGCTTCGGGGTGTATGATTTTTGATGCGACAGTTTTTCCAGATACTTCCAGAGAAGATATTCATGAAGATGAGTTGGTCGAAAATATTAGGAATGCAATAAAAGATAATAGTCATATAAAAATATGGAATTTATCTTTGGGAACAATATCTGAATCTGATTTAAATGAATTTTCTGACTTCGGTAAAGCTTTAGATGAAATTCAATTAAATTACGATGTAGTTATATGTAAATCAGTTGGGAATTGCACTAATTTCAAAGATGGCTATCCCAAAAGTAGAGTGGCGAAGTCAGGTGATTCTATTAGATCTCTTGTGGTAGGATCAATTACTCATAGTAAAAATAATCAAGATTTAGCAGAATTAAATCACCCCTCACCATTTTCCAGAATTGGTCCTGGACCAGCAAACACAATAAAACCTGATTTAGTATCATTTGGAGGAAACGCAGGTACGGCAAATGGTCGAATAATTCCTAATGGAGTTAATGTTATAACTCCAGATGGTTCGGTTTCTCAAATGGTAGGTACCAGTTTTTCAACGCCAAGAGTTACAGCTTTATTAGCTGAGTTAGATTTTAACATCAATGAAGAGTTCAATCCTACATTACTTAAAGGCCTTGCAATTCACTCTGCTAATTACCCTACTAATTTATCTCTTAATTCGAATGAAAGAATTAATCAGATGGGATTTGGTTTACCTAAGTCTGCTGATCAAATTATATATAATGATCCTCATGAAATAACATTAATTTTACAGGAGAATATTAACAAAGGTGAATTTATTGAAATATTAGATTTTCCTTTTCCTGATAGTTTGAAAGATGAAGATGGTAATTATTATGGAGAGATACGAATAACAGCTGTAACACAACCAATTTTAAGAGAAAAACAGGGCGCTGAATATTGCCAGTCTAATCTGAAAATACAATTTGGAACATATGAAAACATAAAAAATCGTGATGTTACCAAATCGACTATTTTAAACCCAATTGGACCTCAAGATCCTCAGAATGTGATTTTAGAATCTAATTATGGAGCTAAATTCAAAAAAGACTACACTAGTGAATATGCAAAGGAAAGACTTCTTCTAAACTATGGAAAGAAATATCAACCGATAAAAAAATACTCAGTAAATTTAGATGAAATGAAGCCTGCAAGAAAAAGAGATTCTTTAAACGGAAATCTAAAATGGTTCTTAAAGGTTAAAGGAGAATATCGAGATTTTGCTGAAAACCTCGCAGTTCAAGATGGAGAGATTTTAAATCAAGATTTCACTTTAATCATTACAATAAAAGATACTAAAAGAGAAAAACAGGTTTATAATGAGGTTTCAAGATTATTAGCAAGTAGAAACTTCATTCATTCAAATATAAAACTCAGAGAGAATATTAGAATAGACATTAATGACAAACAGTAA
- a CDS encoding DDE-type integrase/transposase/recombinase, protein MEDRIYIEPGYKVLYNNKKAIITRIIDIEKVMIEEVESGTIQTVPINDLSTHTKSKKTPFQRDALTEKEWNTAQERYQIIKPIIEDRSNTNLIEEITQKHKVSQSTIYRWIKSFDTTGLVSSLANKRRTGGKNKSRLMEAQEDIILNKINSVYLNKSRKSITKTIREIQLTCNELGIKSPHPNTIRNRIKSLSNELTLRKRFGHQEAKFKYEPIRGSFPGADYPLSVVQIDHTPVDIILVDHESRKPLSRPWLTLAIDVYSRVVLGIHLSFETPGALGTGICIANAILPKEKWLEDKGIESDWPCWGIMKKIHVDNAKEFKGIMLKDACVDYGIELEFRPIGSPNYGGHVERLLGTFAKEIHNLPGTTFSSSAERGRYNSKQNASFTLKEFEKWLVTYITKVYHNKIHSTIKTTPINKYRKGLLGSEDQKGTGLPFRLNNERKVKIDFLPVVQRSVQEYGVLIDHIYYYADVLRHFIHDTNQNGQKVKHKFKRDPRDISLIYFFDPNSKTYYEIPYRDTSLPSISIWEYRNIVSKLKGNQIEVNENAIFEAYRELNSIEEKAIRETKHNNKTIEKTIENIDSKDPVDDIESSEDTEPDITITPFEDIDDEAYN, encoded by the coding sequence ATGGAAGATAGAATTTATATAGAACCAGGGTATAAAGTGTTGTATAATAATAAAAAAGCAATCATAACACGAATTATTGATATAGAAAAAGTTATGATTGAAGAAGTAGAATCAGGTACCATACAAACTGTTCCTATTAATGATTTATCTACTCATACTAAATCTAAAAAAACTCCTTTTCAAAGAGATGCGTTAACTGAAAAAGAATGGAATACTGCACAAGAAAGATATCAAATTATTAAACCTATTATAGAAGATCGCAGCAATACAAATTTAATCGAAGAAATTACTCAAAAACATAAGGTTAGTCAATCCACTATTTATAGATGGATTAAATCTTTTGACACCACTGGTTTGGTTTCTTCTCTTGCTAATAAAAGGCGTACAGGAGGAAAGAATAAGAGTAGGCTTATGGAAGCTCAAGAAGATATTATTCTCAACAAAATAAATTCTGTTTATCTAAATAAATCTAGAAAATCAATAACTAAAACGATAAGAGAGATTCAGTTAACTTGTAACGAGCTTGGAATTAAGTCGCCTCATCCCAACACTATACGCAATAGGATAAAGAGTTTATCTAATGAACTTACATTAAGAAAGAGGTTTGGTCACCAAGAAGCAAAATTCAAATATGAACCCATTAGAGGATCATTTCCTGGAGCAGATTACCCTTTATCTGTTGTACAAATAGATCACACTCCTGTAGATATTATACTAGTTGACCATGAATCAAGAAAACCATTATCTCGACCTTGGTTAACGCTGGCTATTGATGTCTATAGTAGGGTTGTTTTAGGAATTCATTTATCATTTGAAACACCAGGAGCATTAGGCACTGGAATATGTATTGCAAATGCAATTTTACCGAAAGAAAAATGGTTAGAAGATAAAGGTATAGAATCTGATTGGCCATGTTGGGGTATCATGAAAAAAATACATGTTGATAATGCAAAAGAATTTAAAGGAATAATGCTCAAAGACGCCTGTGTTGATTATGGTATAGAGTTAGAGTTTAGACCAATTGGATCACCTAATTATGGGGGACATGTTGAAAGGTTACTAGGAACTTTTGCTAAAGAGATACATAATTTACCAGGGACAACATTTTCTTCTAGTGCGGAAAGAGGGAGGTATAATTCTAAACAAAATGCATCTTTCACACTTAAGGAATTTGAAAAATGGTTAGTTACTTATATTACAAAGGTATATCACAATAAGATCCACTCGACAATAAAAACTACTCCTATTAACAAATATAGAAAAGGTTTATTAGGTAGTGAAGATCAAAAAGGAACAGGGCTTCCATTCCGTCTAAATAACGAAAGAAAAGTAAAGATTGATTTTCTTCCAGTAGTACAAAGATCTGTTCAAGAATATGGTGTTTTAATTGATCATATTTATTATTATGCAGACGTTTTAAGACATTTTATTCATGATACAAATCAAAATGGTCAAAAAGTAAAACATAAATTTAAAAGAGACCCAAGAGATATTAGTTTAATCTATTTTTTTGATCCAAATTCAAAAACATACTATGAAATTCCATATAGAGATACATCATTACCTTCAATCTCAATTTGGGAATACAGAAACATTGTTTCAAAATTAAAGGGGAACCAAATCGAAGTCAATGAGAATGCAATTTTTGAAGCGTATAGAGAATTGAATAGTATTGAAGAAAAAGCTATTAGAGAAACTAAACATAATAACAAAACAATAGAAAAAACTATTGAAAATATAGATAGTAAAGATCCAGTTGATGATATAGAATCTTCTGAAGATACTGAACCTGACATTACAATTACACCTTTTGAAGATATAGATGATGAAGCATATAACTGA
- a CDS encoding TniB family NTP-binding protein translates to MMKHITERTKTLILSSSDSERIEAIKKFKWIGYTEANNILDKMEDCMNYPNNHRMPNILIVGDSNNGKTALLNRFNMKNEAFICEKTNNLINPVLLIQAPPEPDERRFYNAILEKLFAPSKTSERLDSRQNRVIKLLQKLEVKVLVIDEIHHVLAGTPKKQRLFLNVLKYLSNELRIPLVCAGTKLAFNAIQTDHQLSNRFEPNILRRWKNDLEFKRLLLSFERILPLKKESGLVQNHISSKILSMSDGLIGEVSKILELASIFAIEDGSEKITIKVLNSIDYTTPSNRKKAFFNNGLY, encoded by the coding sequence ATGATGAAGCATATAACTGAAAGAACCAAAACGTTAATATTATCTTCTAGTGATTCCGAACGCATTGAAGCCATTAAAAAGTTCAAATGGATTGGTTATACTGAAGCTAATAATATTTTAGATAAAATGGAGGATTGCATGAACTATCCAAATAACCACAGAATGCCTAATATACTTATTGTAGGTGATTCTAATAATGGTAAGACTGCTCTTCTAAATCGTTTTAATATGAAAAACGAAGCATTTATCTGTGAAAAAACAAATAATTTAATAAATCCTGTTTTATTAATTCAAGCACCACCCGAACCAGATGAGCGTAGGTTCTACAATGCTATTTTAGAAAAACTATTTGCGCCTTCTAAGACATCTGAAAGGTTAGACAGTAGACAAAATAGAGTTATAAAACTATTACAAAAGTTAGAGGTAAAAGTTTTGGTTATTGATGAAATACATCATGTTTTAGCTGGTACTCCTAAAAAGCAAAGACTTTTCTTAAATGTTTTGAAGTATTTATCAAATGAGTTGAGGATACCCTTAGTATGTGCAGGAACTAAATTAGCATTCAATGCGATACAAACAGACCATCAATTGTCAAATAGATTTGAGCCAAACATTTTAAGAAGATGGAAAAACGATTTAGAATTTAAAAGACTCTTATTAAGCTTTGAAAGGATTTTACCTTTAAAAAAAGAATCTGGATTAGTACAAAATCACATTTCTAGTAAAATACTATCAATGAGTGATGGTTTAATTGGAGAAGTATCAAAAATACTAGAATTGGCTTCGATTTTTGCTATTGAAGATGGCTCTGAAAAAATCACAATCAAAGTTTTAAATTCTATTGATTATACAACACCATCAAATAGAAAAAAAGCATTTTTCAACAATGGTCTATATTAG
- a CDS encoding ATP-binding protein, with product MYTELIKIIEGSLKNDNKKVLSYSRHLANKLKENGEVKLAEKILATINGHHNLPVFKDELFEAPVDNDTRLNIADVILPDNIDLDVNISPSLKEPINNFLSLIRSKDQIQSKGFEMNLSLLLYGPPGCGKTTLAMHIAKELNIPIVIARFDSLISSLLGNTAKNIRRLFDYAKNKPCILFLDEFDAIAKARDDNNETGELKRVINSLLQNIDDFLHSGILIAATNHEQLLDRAIWRRFEKTIHVSKPDVNEIKYLIKEYLNKIDDFNENIDDKKIETLSNCFKTLSHSEIIKIINSTYYNSIIDKTSFNYEEIFCEFFKYQNNNQYNTEEFICFLSECNITQKHISEYLNISIRQVRNAINNE from the coding sequence ATGTATACAGAGTTAATCAAAATAATAGAAGGAAGTCTTAAAAATGATAACAAGAAAGTTTTAAGTTATTCAAGACATTTAGCAAACAAGCTAAAAGAGAATGGTGAAGTTAAATTGGCAGAGAAAATCCTGGCAACCATTAATGGACATCATAACCTACCAGTATTTAAAGATGAGTTATTTGAAGCTCCTGTTGATAACGACACTAGGTTAAATATAGCTGATGTAATTTTACCTGACAATATTGATTTAGACGTAAACATTTCTCCTAGTTTGAAAGAGCCAATCAATAATTTTCTTTCTTTAATAAGATCAAAAGATCAAATTCAAAGTAAAGGTTTTGAGATGAATTTATCTCTATTATTATATGGTCCTCCTGGATGTGGAAAAACAACTTTAGCAATGCATATTGCAAAAGAATTAAATATCCCCATTGTAATCGCAAGATTTGATTCTTTAATATCTTCTCTTTTAGGAAATACAGCAAAAAACATTAGGCGATTGTTTGATTATGCAAAGAACAAACCTTGTATACTTTTTCTTGATGAATTTGATGCCATAGCTAAGGCTAGAGATGATAATAATGAAACAGGTGAATTAAAAAGAGTTATTAATAGTTTACTTCAAAATATCGATGATTTTTTACATAGCGGGATATTAATTGCAGCAACAAATCATGAACAATTACTAGATCGGGCGATTTGGAGAAGATTTGAGAAAACGATACATGTTAGCAAACCTGATGTTAATGAAATTAAATATTTGATAAAAGAATATTTAAATAAAATTGATGATTTTAATGAAAATATTGATGATAAAAAAATTGAAACATTATCAAATTGTTTCAAGACATTATCCCATTCTGAAATCATTAAAATTATTAACAGTACTTATTATAATTCCATAATTGATAAAACAAGTTTTAATTATGAAGAAATATTTTGTGAATTTTTTAAATATCAAAATAATAACCAATATAATACCGAAGAGTTTATATGTTTTTTAAGTGAGTGTAATATTACTCAAAAGCATATATCTGAATATCTAAATATATCAATTAGACAGGTCCGTAACGCAATTAATAACGAATAA
- a CDS encoding TniQ family protein, with protein MVYIRNLKKNIFPFYIPPYEDELFSSWICRLSYNHGVKSRTFIKNYILDSNPNIWNRDVDLMPPSYLKDLIYNHTLLSKEKVENLFLSKYIGKSFYKISSTTKNVLALGVNHRQRNRFGLQCCILCLRESNPYYKTSWRLLTTIVCIRHKCLLIDRCQLCGSPIAFYRAEFGGNQSVLDNDYKQLYNCYHCGCKIEDFEPKYVSDFNLNYQKEINEILTIGKYKNESSILYINVLFLLSRRLTSDTKDNRLRNGVNEVLNVIFLFNKEEMKFWSVEQRSQIFPFVHNLIHNEYHTLKYIFNEYFIIKARVINNDWIIPSYLDSLFYAPFTNKSK; from the coding sequence ATGGTCTATATTAGGAATCTTAAGAAAAATATATTCCCATTCTATATTCCTCCATATGAAGATGAATTATTCTCTTCCTGGATTTGTAGATTATCTTATAATCATGGAGTTAAAAGTAGGACATTCATTAAGAACTATATCTTGGATAGTAACCCTAATATATGGAATCGTGATGTTGACTTAATGCCACCTAGTTATCTTAAAGATTTAATTTATAATCACACGCTACTTTCTAAAGAAAAAGTTGAGAACTTATTCTTATCAAAGTATATTGGGAAATCATTTTATAAAATTTCTTCAACAACAAAAAATGTATTGGCATTAGGTGTCAATCATAGACAACGAAATCGGTTTGGGTTACAATGTTGTATTTTATGTCTAAGAGAGTCTAACCCATATTATAAAACATCTTGGAGATTACTAACAACTATTGTATGTATAAGACACAAATGTTTATTAATTGATCGCTGTCAATTATGTGGATCTCCAATAGCATTTTACAGGGCTGAATTTGGAGGTAATCAAAGTGTTTTAGACAATGATTACAAACAATTGTACAATTGCTATCATTGTGGTTGTAAGATAGAAGATTTTGAACCAAAATACGTATCCGATTTTAATTTAAACTATCAAAAAGAAATAAATGAAATATTAACTATCGGTAAATATAAAAATGAATCTTCTATTCTTTATATTAATGTTTTGTTCCTTCTGTCACGAAGGTTAACATCTGATACAAAGGATAATAGGTTAAGAAATGGTGTTAACGAAGTCTTGAATGTAATATTTTTATTCAACAAAGAAGAAATGAAATTCTGGTCAGTTGAACAAAGAAGTCAAATATTTCCATTCGTACATAATTTAATTCATAATGAATATCATACTTTAAAATATATATTTAACGAGTATTTTATTATTAAAGCCCGAGTAATAAATAATGATTGGATAATCCCTTCATATTTAGATTCCCTTTTTTATGCTCCTTTTACGAATAAAAGTAAGTAA